In Bacillus sp. NP247, one DNA window encodes the following:
- a CDS encoding RsfA family transcriptional regulator, giving the protein MKVRQDAWTDEDDLLLAETVLRHVREGSTQLNAFEEVGDQLNRTSAACGFRWNAVVRYSYEQALQLAKKHRKDKMRAVGGEQAKKRLLYTPPASAAITDYEEHVPYETAVQYTEAIPYQEPTVPAPKSSITMQDVIYFLQTVGSSNIKVTALENENTRLKQEIKAQILRNEELEKKLERLEQQSHTVQEDYETLMNIMNRARKLAVMDDEERSQTSFRMDRNGNLEKIAE; this is encoded by the coding sequence ATGAAAGTAAGACAAGATGCTTGGACAGACGAGGACGATTTATTACTTGCTGAAACAGTGCTTCGCCATGTTCGAGAAGGAAGTACTCAATTAAATGCTTTTGAAGAAGTAGGAGATCAGTTAAATCGCACATCTGCTGCTTGTGGTTTCCGCTGGAATGCTGTTGTTCGCTATAGCTATGAACAAGCTCTTCAACTAGCAAAAAAACATCGTAAAGATAAAATGCGTGCTGTGGGCGGTGAACAGGCAAAAAAACGTTTGCTTTATACACCACCAGCTTCAGCGGCGATAACTGATTATGAAGAACACGTACCGTATGAAACAGCTGTTCAATATACAGAAGCTATTCCATATCAAGAGCCGACTGTCCCTGCTCCAAAAAGCTCAATAACAATGCAAGATGTTATTTACTTTTTACAAACAGTTGGATCTTCAAATATAAAAGTAACAGCTCTTGAAAACGAGAATACGAGATTGAAACAAGAAATTAAAGCGCAAATCTTACGAAATGAAGAACTAGAAAAGAAACTAGAAAGATTAGAACAACAATCTCATACTGTACAAGAGGATTACGAAACACTTATGAATATTATGAACCGTGCTCGTAAATTAGCAGTAATGGATGATGAGGAACGCTCACAAACATCTTTCCGCATGGATCGAAACGGTAACTTAGAAAAAATTGCAGAATAA
- a CDS encoding biotin/lipoate A/B protein ligase family protein, whose protein sequence is MSNSRSILSQPEWRIVDQSSLGPTFHALQSFAMDDTLCTSIGNGESAATMRSWVHHNTIVLGIQDSRLPHLEEGISFLKQNDFNVIVRNSGGLAVVLDEGVLNVSLLFQETEKGIDIDLGYDTMWHLIKEMLKDYDVTIEAKEIVGSYCPGSYDLSIRDQKFAGISQRRIRGGVAVQIYLCATGSGSERAALVRDFYNVAIQGEETRFTYPEIVPSTMASLSELLGETITVQDLMMRLLKTLQQFAPKLTPSQLTLDEVPLYEMNLQRIIDRNNKALSLEK, encoded by the coding sequence ATGAGCAATTCCCGTTCGATTTTATCTCAGCCAGAGTGGCGCATTGTGGATCAGTCTAGTTTAGGACCAACATTCCATGCGTTGCAGTCATTCGCAATGGATGACACATTATGCACAAGTATTGGAAATGGCGAATCAGCTGCAACAATGCGCTCTTGGGTTCATCACAATACAATTGTACTTGGCATTCAAGATTCACGCCTACCACATTTAGAAGAAGGTATTTCCTTTTTAAAACAAAACGACTTTAATGTTATCGTTCGTAATTCCGGTGGACTTGCTGTCGTACTTGATGAAGGTGTTTTAAACGTATCACTTTTATTCCAAGAAACAGAAAAAGGTATCGACATCGATCTTGGATACGATACAATGTGGCATTTAATTAAGGAAATGTTAAAAGATTACGATGTTACTATCGAGGCAAAAGAAATTGTTGGTTCTTATTGCCCTGGTAGCTATGATTTGAGCATTCGCGATCAAAAATTTGCTGGTATTTCTCAGCGTCGTATTCGCGGAGGCGTTGCTGTACAAATTTACTTATGTGCGACAGGAAGCGGATCTGAGCGCGCGGCCCTCGTTCGTGATTTTTACAACGTAGCAATTCAAGGAGAAGAAACACGATTTACGTATCCTGAAATTGTGCCAAGTACGATGGCTTCACTATCTGAATTACTTGGCGAAACAATTACAGTGCAAGATTTAATGATGCGTCTTTTAAAAACGTTGCAACAATTCGCTCCAAAGTTAACACCATCTCAACTAACGTTGGATGAAGTCCCTTTATATGAGATGAATTTACAACGTATTATTGATCGTAACAATAAGGCACTTAGTTTAGAAAAATAA
- the pta gene encoding phosphate acetyltransferase has translation MSNLFTAVKEKVQGKGISIVLPEGTDERILGAAERLAKEELVKPILVGNKEEISAKAASMNLTLAGVDIYDPATYEEMDAMVASFVERRKGKATEEDARKILKDENYFGTMLVYMGKAQGLVSGAAHSTADTVRPALQIIKTKPGVTKTSGVFIMVREEEKYVFADCAINIAPNSQDLAEIGIESAKTAELFGIDPRVAMLSFSTKGSAKSPETEKVVEATRIAKEMAPELTLDGEFQFDAAFVPSVAEKKAPGSTIKGDANVFVFPSLEAGNIGYKITQRLGNFEAVGPILQGLNMPVNDLSRGCNEEEVYKLALITAAQAL, from the coding sequence GTGAGCAATTTATTTACAGCAGTAAAAGAAAAAGTTCAAGGAAAAGGCATTTCTATCGTACTTCCTGAAGGAACTGATGAAAGAATTTTAGGCGCTGCAGAGCGTTTAGCAAAAGAAGAGTTAGTAAAACCAATTTTAGTTGGTAATAAAGAAGAAATTAGCGCAAAAGCTGCTAGCATGAACTTAACATTAGCAGGCGTTGATATTTACGATCCAGCTACATACGAAGAAATGGATGCAATGGTAGCATCTTTCGTTGAACGCCGTAAAGGTAAAGCAACGGAAGAAGACGCTCGTAAAATCCTTAAAGACGAAAACTACTTCGGTACAATGCTTGTATACATGGGCAAAGCACAAGGTTTAGTAAGTGGTGCAGCTCACTCTACTGCTGATACAGTTCGTCCAGCACTTCAAATTATTAAAACAAAACCAGGCGTTACAAAAACTTCAGGCGTATTCATCATGGTACGTGAAGAAGAGAAGTATGTATTCGCTGATTGCGCAATTAACATTGCACCAAATAGCCAAGATTTAGCTGAAATTGGTATCGAAAGTGCGAAAACTGCTGAACTATTCGGCATTGATCCACGCGTTGCTATGTTAAGCTTCTCTACAAAAGGTTCTGCGAAATCTCCAGAAACAGAAAAAGTTGTAGAAGCAACTCGCATTGCAAAAGAAATGGCTCCTGAATTAACTTTAGATGGAGAATTCCAATTCGATGCTGCATTCGTACCATCTGTAGCTGAGAAAAAAGCTCCAGGTTCTACAATTAAAGGTGATGCTAACGTATTCGTATTCCCAAGCTTAGAAGCTGGTAATATCGGCTACAAAATCACTCAACGCTTAGGTAACTTCGAAGCAGTAGGACCGATCTTACAAGGTTTAAATATGCCTGTAAACGATCTATCTCGTGGATGTAACGAAGAAGAAGTGTACAAGTTAGCTTTAATTACAGCAGCTCAAGCACTTTAA
- the hemQ gene encoding hydrogen peroxide-dependent heme synthase — MSEATTTLDGWYCLHDLRSIDWAAWKTLSSDERGQAVSEFLNVVEKWNEVATAKKGSHAMYTVVGQKADIMLMILRPTMEELNEIETELNKTTLAEYLVPAYSYVSVVELSNYLPADEDPYQNPQVLARLYPELPKANHICFYPMDKRRQGNDNWYMLPMDERKKLMYSHSKIGRQYAGKVRQVISGSVGFDDFEWGVTLFADDVLQFKKLIYEMRFDEVSARYGEFGTFFVGNILPSEKVTTFLHI; from the coding sequence ATGAGTGAAGCAACAACAACGTTAGATGGCTGGTATTGTTTACATGATTTACGTTCTATTGATTGGGCAGCATGGAAAACATTATCTAGTGACGAACGCGGACAAGCAGTGTCTGAATTTTTAAATGTCGTTGAAAAATGGAACGAAGTAGCTACTGCAAAAAAAGGCAGTCATGCAATGTATACAGTTGTTGGTCAAAAAGCAGATATTATGCTTATGATCTTACGTCCAACAATGGAAGAGTTAAATGAAATCGAAACAGAATTAAATAAAACAACATTAGCTGAATATTTAGTTCCTGCATATTCTTACGTATCTGTTGTTGAACTAAGCAACTATCTTCCAGCTGATGAAGACCCATACCAAAACCCACAAGTCTTAGCTCGCTTATATCCTGAGTTACCGAAAGCAAATCACATTTGCTTCTATCCAATGGATAAACGTCGCCAAGGTAATGATAACTGGTATATGCTTCCTATGGATGAACGTAAGAAACTTATGTACAGTCATAGCAAAATCGGTCGCCAGTACGCAGGTAAAGTGCGCCAAGTTATTTCAGGATCAGTTGGATTTGACGATTTTGAGTGGGGCGTAACATTATTTGCTGACGATGTTCTTCAATTTAAGAAACTTATATATGAAATGCGCTTCGATGAAGTAAGTGCTCGCTACGGTGAATTTGGAACATTCTTTGTCGGAAACATTTTACCAAGCGAAAAAGTAACAACATTTTTACACATATAA
- a CDS encoding serine hydrolase yields MYMKKILSISLLFLLSFSSLGVTTSHAEEKIHIEAAAALLFDADTGKILHEQNPDELLAIASMSKLIVVYAVLEAIKEGKITWDTKVNISDYAFEVSRNNEFSNVPFEKGRQYTVRELYHSIVIFSANGSSIALAELLAGSEKNFLNLENEHAKKLGLKKYKFVNATGLNNADLKGKHPEGTDPNGENSMSARDMGILSKTIITKYPEMLEDTKQRFRNFPDNHPKPIRMENWNWMLPGAAFSYEGADGLKTGSSDTAGYGFTITAKRGDLRLISVIIKTKSMDERFTESRALIEYGFNNFEKQKLKVDKNNKISVVKGKEDYVTVAPEKEVTVVTAKGSKSPYKISTEADKSLAEDGHLVAPIKKDAKVGSIVLEPTDKYGFLDGNKSIKVTAKTTEEVEKANWFVLTMCSIGDFFSNLWSKVF; encoded by the coding sequence ATGTATATGAAGAAAATCTTGTCTATTTCACTATTGTTTCTATTGTCATTTTCTTCCTTAGGAGTAACAACATCCCATGCGGAAGAAAAAATACATATAGAGGCAGCTGCTGCACTTCTATTTGATGCAGATACAGGAAAAATACTGCATGAACAAAATCCAGATGAATTACTAGCTATCGCTAGTATGTCAAAATTAATTGTTGTTTATGCCGTATTAGAAGCAATTAAAGAAGGAAAAATCACTTGGGATACGAAAGTAAACATTTCTGATTACGCTTTTGAAGTTTCACGTAATAATGAATTCTCTAACGTACCGTTCGAAAAGGGACGCCAATATACCGTAAGAGAATTATATCATTCTATCGTTATCTTCTCCGCGAATGGATCTAGTATTGCTTTAGCAGAATTACTTGCAGGAAGTGAAAAGAACTTCTTGAATCTGGAAAATGAACATGCGAAAAAACTAGGGTTAAAGAAATATAAATTTGTAAACGCTACTGGGTTAAACAACGCTGATTTAAAAGGAAAGCATCCTGAAGGAACTGATCCGAATGGAGAAAATTCCATGTCAGCTCGCGATATGGGTATTCTTTCAAAAACAATTATTACAAAGTATCCAGAAATGCTAGAGGATACAAAACAAAGATTTAGAAACTTCCCAGATAATCATCCGAAACCAATTCGTATGGAAAATTGGAACTGGATGTTACCAGGTGCTGCTTTCTCTTATGAAGGAGCAGATGGTTTAAAAACAGGAAGTTCTGATACCGCTGGGTATGGGTTCACTATTACAGCAAAACGCGGTGATTTACGTCTTATTTCTGTTATTATTAAAACGAAATCAATGGACGAACGTTTCACAGAATCTCGCGCATTAATTGAATATGGATTTAATAACTTCGAAAAACAGAAATTAAAAGTAGATAAAAATAACAAAATTTCTGTAGTAAAAGGAAAAGAAGACTACGTAACAGTTGCACCAGAAAAAGAAGTGACAGTAGTTACTGCAAAGGGTAGCAAATCACCTTACAAAATTTCTACTGAAGCGGATAAGTCACTCGCTGAAGATGGACATTTAGTTGCTCCTATTAAGAAAGATGCAAAGGTCGGTTCCATCGTTTTAGAACCAACTGATAAATATGGTTTCTTAGACGGAAATAAAAGTATAAAAGTTACTGCAAAAACGACTGAAGAAGTAGAAAAAGCAAATTGGTTCGTATTAACAATGTGTTCAATTGGCGATTTCTTCTCAAACTTATGGTCTAAAGTATTTTAA
- the cwlJ gene encoding cell wall hydrolase CwlJ, which yields MGVIAHTEEDVKLLARLMRAEAEGEGQQGMLMVGNVGVNRVRGDCLDFKKVRNLRQMVYQNPGGFEATQKGYFYQRAREQDIALARRTIQGQRFWPANFSLWFFRPEGPCPPTWYNQQNSGRFKKHCFFQPSGEDCPSVY from the coding sequence ATGGGTGTTATCGCACATACAGAAGAAGATGTAAAGTTATTAGCTAGACTCATGCGTGCTGAAGCTGAAGGAGAAGGCCAACAAGGCATGCTAATGGTTGGAAATGTCGGTGTAAATCGTGTCCGCGGAGATTGCTTAGACTTTAAAAAAGTCCGAAATTTACGTCAGATGGTTTATCAAAATCCTGGTGGTTTTGAAGCAACCCAAAAAGGGTATTTTTATCAACGAGCGAGAGAACAAGATATCGCCTTAGCCCGCCGGACAATTCAGGGACAACGTTTTTGGCCCGCCAACTTTTCCCTATGGTTCTTTAGGCCTGAAGGTCCTTGCCCGCCAACTTGGTATAACCAACAAAATTCAGGACGTTTTAAAAAGCACTGCTTCTTCCAACCATCCGGTGAGGATTGTCCAAGCGTATATTAA
- the gerQ gene encoding spore coat protein GerQ: protein MAQQQNPYYGTGFYQPSGTYVQPQQMTAQQQQQQQAMQQQVAQAQLAVSQGMLPLEQSYIENILRLNKGKPATVVMTYERGSSLGTQSYTGIIEAAGRDHIVISEPKSGKRFLLLMIYLDYVEFPGEIAYLPGQQATYAPRP, encoded by the coding sequence ATGGCACAGCAACAAAACCCGTACTACGGAACAGGTTTTTATCAACCATCTGGAACTTATGTACAACCGCAACAAATGACCGCGCAGCAACAGCAACAACAGCAAGCGATGCAACAACAAGTTGCTCAGGCTCAACTTGCAGTTTCTCAAGGGATGTTACCACTAGAGCAATCGTATATTGAAAACATCCTTCGTTTAAATAAGGGTAAGCCAGCTACAGTTGTAATGACTTATGAACGTGGTAGCTCGCTTGGCACACAATCTTATACAGGGATTATCGAGGCAGCCGGCCGTGATCATATCGTTATTAGTGAGCCAAAATCTGGAAAACGATTTTTACTACTAATGATTTATTTAGATTATGTAGAATTCCCAGGAGAAATTGCGTATTTACCTGGTCAACAAGCAACTTATGCTCCAAGACCATAA
- a CDS encoding DUF423 domain-containing protein codes for MKIFFLLGCIAAGLSVALGAFGAHGLENKISAKMLEVWKTGVTYQMFHAGGLFVVALLMDKIQSSLLSTAGWLMVAGIIMFSGSLYALSTTGIKFFGPITPLGGVAFIVAWILVGTAVVKGL; via the coding sequence ATGAAAATTTTCTTTTTACTAGGTTGTATTGCAGCGGGGCTATCTGTTGCGTTAGGGGCTTTTGGAGCACATGGTTTAGAAAATAAAATTTCTGCAAAAATGTTAGAAGTGTGGAAGACGGGCGTTACATATCAAATGTTTCATGCAGGTGGCTTATTTGTAGTTGCTCTATTAATGGACAAAATACAATCATCACTTTTAAGCACTGCAGGTTGGCTTATGGTAGCTGGGATTATTATGTTCTCAGGCAGTCTTTATGCTTTAAGTACAACAGGGATTAAGTTCTTTGGCCCAATTACACCGCTTGGTGGTGTAGCGTTTATTGTGGCGTGGATTTTAGTCGGAACTGCAGTTGTAAAAGGATTATAA
- a CDS encoding YwdI family protein: MQVSSDKVLNKMASEIARAKSSEGQKSKEHLLVVRALCDLLLDEQVEPSTYREPQVQSQIIGSQPIITVQPVMPVSGEPVYIKEEGANGNSLFDF, encoded by the coding sequence ATGCAAGTATCTAGCGATAAGGTTTTAAATAAAATGGCGAGTGAAATTGCAAGGGCAAAAAGTAGTGAAGGACAAAAATCAAAAGAGCATTTATTAGTTGTGCGTGCATTATGTGATTTATTATTAGATGAACAAGTTGAGCCTTCTACGTATAGAGAACCACAAGTTCAATCACAAATAATCGGATCTCAGCCTATAATAACAGTTCAACCGGTTATGCCAGTTTCTGGAGAACCTGTGTATATAAAAGAAGAAGGTGCAAATGGTAATTCTTTATTTGATTTTTAA
- a CDS encoding TrkA family potassium uptake protein — protein sequence MNARKQLWIAVICMTFVVILGTLGFMTIEEISLFQAFWMTMITVLTVGYGDVVPVTQAGKFFALLIIPVGVGIVTYAMGVVAAMIIEGNLFHAVRRKKMDKQIAQLQKHIIVCGCGRVGLQVVHELQEKKIPFVVVDKDESIFEQEKLLYVHGDATEDQVLHNAGISKAAGLVAIVANDAENVFITLTARGLNDAIKIVARAEKPETEEKLRRAGANKVINPSSMAGIHIAKGIANPLTVHYIDTVLYGIEQSFVIEEIQVGKDSILASKSLLESNVRNQFDVTILAILRDGDIIHNPTGQEKLQEHDMIIVFGSVEKLGQFEKELQSKR from the coding sequence ATGAATGCACGTAAGCAATTATGGATAGCAGTTATATGTATGACCTTTGTTGTAATTCTAGGAACGCTAGGATTTATGACAATTGAAGAGATTAGCTTGTTTCAAGCATTTTGGATGACGATGATTACTGTATTAACGGTTGGATATGGTGATGTAGTGCCTGTAACACAGGCAGGAAAATTTTTTGCGCTCCTTATTATACCTGTTGGCGTCGGTATCGTTACGTATGCAATGGGGGTAGTAGCAGCTATGATCATTGAGGGTAACTTATTTCATGCGGTGCGGAGGAAGAAGATGGATAAACAAATAGCACAGTTACAAAAGCATATTATAGTATGTGGTTGCGGAAGAGTAGGGCTTCAAGTTGTACATGAATTACAGGAAAAGAAAATCCCATTTGTAGTTGTGGATAAAGATGAAAGTATATTCGAACAGGAAAAGCTTTTATATGTACATGGGGATGCAACTGAAGATCAAGTGTTACATAATGCGGGAATTTCGAAGGCAGCAGGTCTAGTGGCTATCGTAGCAAACGATGCTGAAAATGTATTTATTACATTAACGGCAAGAGGGCTTAATGATGCAATTAAAATTGTAGCAAGAGCTGAAAAGCCAGAAACAGAAGAGAAATTACGGCGCGCTGGTGCAAATAAGGTTATTAATCCATCTAGTATGGCAGGAATTCATATCGCAAAAGGTATTGCGAATCCGTTAACAGTTCATTATATTGATACAGTATTGTATGGAATAGAGCAATCATTTGTAATTGAAGAAATTCAAGTTGGTAAAGATTCTATCCTAGCCAGTAAATCGTTACTAGAGAGTAATGTGAGAAATCAATTTGATGTAACAATTTTAGCAATTTTGAGAGATGGGGATATTATCCATAATCCAACGGGGCAGGAAAAACTGCAAGAACATGATATGATAATAGTATTTGGTTCAGTGGAGAAACTGGGGCAATTTGAGAAAGAACTACAAAGTAAGAGGTGA
- a CDS encoding purine/pyrimidine permease — protein sequence MKLFLSALQWALFILAGSLIVPISVATSYGLDGAEAIAFVQRTLFVLGFAGLLQAIFGHKLPIQEGPAGLWWGIFSLYASLGVVLFGSSNETLKVLQYAFLLSGIICIILSVFGLIDKLVRYFTPTVIGTYLFLLVAQLSGSFLKGMFGLDGQHTEVQPKVFILSLIVILLSFFIMKLPIIGQYSVLFSIVCGWILFACFGLSNPVTPVTDIIRLPSLFVFGMPRIEWNMAITVVFVTLLLLTNMLASIRVVQKVVSKYEENAAENRFKQAGIITGINQLLGGLFSAIGPVAISGSAGFIATTNIYKRLPFMLGSSFIILVSIFPKITSFFAAIPVAVGYAAIYPVFASMIGLAFREYDTVQNKERLFKVAGLSIFTGVGVMFVPAGAFSTLPPFLASFFSNGLVLGSVMAILLEILFSRSNEKQLS from the coding sequence ATGAAGCTATTTCTTTCTGCCTTACAATGGGCACTATTTATTTTAGCTGGAAGTCTTATTGTACCAATTAGTGTTGCAACTAGTTATGGTCTTGATGGCGCTGAAGCTATCGCGTTTGTACAAAGGACATTATTTGTTCTCGGTTTTGCCGGCCTACTGCAAGCTATATTCGGTCATAAACTTCCTATTCAAGAAGGTCCCGCAGGCCTTTGGTGGGGAATTTTCTCCCTGTATGCAAGTTTAGGCGTTGTATTATTTGGATCAAGCAATGAAACACTTAAGGTCCTTCAGTACGCTTTCCTATTAAGTGGCATCATTTGTATTATTCTTAGTGTTTTTGGACTAATCGATAAACTAGTTCGTTACTTTACACCTACAGTAATTGGAACATATTTATTCCTTCTTGTCGCACAACTTAGTGGCTCCTTCTTAAAAGGGATGTTTGGCCTTGATGGACAACATACAGAAGTACAACCAAAGGTATTTATTCTTTCACTCATTGTTATTTTACTATCTTTTTTCATTATGAAGCTACCTATTATTGGACAATATTCCGTTCTTTTCAGTATCGTCTGCGGCTGGATATTATTCGCTTGCTTCGGATTATCTAATCCAGTAACACCTGTGACAGATATAATTCGTCTTCCATCTCTATTTGTTTTCGGAATGCCCCGCATTGAATGGAACATGGCAATTACGGTCGTTTTCGTCACACTACTACTTCTAACAAATATGTTAGCAAGTATTCGCGTTGTACAAAAGGTTGTTTCTAAGTATGAAGAAAATGCCGCGGAGAATCGCTTCAAGCAAGCTGGCATTATAACAGGAATAAATCAATTGCTAGGTGGTCTATTTTCAGCCATTGGTCCTGTTGCTATTTCTGGATCAGCAGGGTTTATCGCAACGACTAATATTTATAAACGCCTCCCATTTATGTTAGGGTCAAGCTTTATTATTCTTGTTAGTATATTCCCAAAGATTACTTCATTCTTTGCAGCAATCCCTGTTGCAGTTGGATATGCTGCGATTTACCCTGTGTTTGCAAGTATGATTGGTCTCGCTTTTCGCGAATATGACACTGTGCAAAATAAAGAACGATTATTTAAAGTAGCAGGCCTTTCAATCTTTACAGGAGTCGGAGTTATGTTTGTTCCAGCAGGAGCGTTTTCTACGCTACCACCATTTTTAGCATCATTTTTTAGTAACGGTCTCGTTCTTGGATCTGTAATGGCTATTTTGCTCGAAATATTATTTTCTCGTTCTAACGAAAAACAACTATCGTAA
- a CDS encoding Cof-type HAD-IIB family hydrolase has translation MTYKMIVLDLDDTLLRDDHTISPRTKEALMTAQEQGVKVVLASGRPTFGMRNVAKELRLEEYGSFILSFNGAKIINCKTNEEIFSSTLSPEIVHSLFEISKTEDVWIHTYIGDDIVTEENNPYTEIEGDITGMPIVGVDDFKAAVTEPVVKVLMNKEAERLVEVEKKLQKQLEGQLSVMRSKPFFLEFTEYGVTKGTSLNQLIQKLGIKREEVIAMGDSYNDQTMIEFAGLGVAMGNAPDDIKEIANYVTDTNMNDGVAKVVEKFVLKSEVLV, from the coding sequence ATGACTTATAAAATGATTGTTTTAGATTTAGATGATACTTTATTACGCGATGACCATACCATTTCACCTCGTACGAAAGAGGCTTTAATGACAGCACAAGAGCAAGGAGTTAAAGTAGTACTTGCTTCTGGTCGTCCAACGTTTGGTATGCGCAACGTCGCAAAAGAGCTTCGTTTAGAAGAATACGGCAGCTTCATTCTATCTTTTAACGGCGCAAAAATTATTAACTGTAAAACAAATGAAGAAATCTTTAGTAGTACGCTATCTCCTGAAATCGTTCACAGCCTATTTGAAATTAGTAAAACTGAAGATGTATGGATTCATACTTATATTGGCGATGATATCGTAACAGAAGAAAATAATCCTTATACTGAAATTGAGGGCGACATTACTGGTATGCCGATTGTTGGAGTAGATGATTTTAAAGCCGCTGTAACAGAGCCTGTAGTAAAAGTATTAATGAACAAAGAAGCTGAACGCCTTGTTGAAGTAGAAAAGAAACTACAAAAACAACTAGAAGGCCAATTAAGCGTTATGCGTTCAAAACCATTCTTCTTAGAATTCACTGAATATGGTGTTACAAAAGGAACAAGCCTAAACCAACTAATCCAAAAACTTGGTATTAAACGCGAAGAAGTTATCGCAATGGGCGACAGCTATAACGACCAAACGATGATTGAATTCGCAGGTCTTGGTGTTGCAATGGGTAATGCGCCAGATGATATTAAAGAAATTGCAAACTATGTAACAGATACAAATATGAACGATGGCGTTGCAAAAGTTGTAGAGAAATTCGTACTAAAAAGCGAAGTGCTTGTTTAA
- a CDS encoding DUF3817 domain-containing protein has protein sequence MLSTPIGRLRAIGLIEGISFLLLLFVAMPLKYFAGFATAVKITGMAHGVLFILFIFAVIQVTIVHRKTILWALGALVASVIPFGTFVLDAKLKNEQ, from the coding sequence ATGTTATCTACACCAATCGGACGATTAAGAGCAATCGGCTTAATTGAGGGGATTTCTTTCCTATTACTATTATTTGTAGCAATGCCATTAAAATATTTTGCAGGGTTTGCAACAGCTGTTAAAATTACAGGTATGGCTCATGGCGTTTTATTCATACTATTCATCTTTGCGGTAATTCAAGTAACAATCGTACACCGTAAAACAATTTTATGGGCACTTGGGGCACTTGTTGCATCAGTTATCCCATTTGGTACTTTTGTACTAGATGCAAAACTAAAAAATGAACAATAA
- a CDS encoding uracil-DNA glycosylase: MENILQNDWGPLLGPEFEKEYYQSLANFLKEEYEAHVIYPKKEDIFNALQYTSYENTKVVVLGQDPYHGPNQAHGLSFSVQPGIKTPPSLLNMYKELRDEYGYEIPNNGYLVKWAEQGVLLLNTVLTVRQGEANSHKGKGWEQFTNRVIELLNEREKPVIFILWGRHAQAKKKLITKTNHHIIESVHPSPLSARRGFFGSKPYSKVNTILANMSEREIDWQIPNL; encoded by the coding sequence ATGGAAAACATTTTGCAGAATGATTGGGGACCATTACTTGGGCCAGAATTTGAGAAAGAATACTATCAATCTTTAGCTAACTTTTTAAAAGAAGAGTATGAGGCGCATGTGATTTATCCAAAGAAAGAAGATATTTTTAACGCTCTTCAGTATACAAGTTATGAAAATACAAAGGTCGTTGTTTTAGGACAAGACCCATATCATGGACCGAATCAAGCACATGGTTTAAGCTTTTCTGTACAACCTGGTATTAAAACGCCGCCATCACTGCTAAATATGTATAAAGAACTTCGAGATGAATACGGTTATGAAATTCCGAATAACGGTTATTTAGTAAAATGGGCGGAGCAAGGAGTATTATTATTAAATACTGTATTAACGGTTCGTCAAGGTGAAGCAAATTCTCATAAAGGAAAAGGATGGGAACAGTTCACAAATCGCGTAATTGAGCTATTAAATGAACGTGAAAAGCCAGTTATTTTCATATTATGGGGACGCCATGCACAGGCGAAGAAAAAGTTAATTACAAAGACAAATCATCATATCATTGAATCTGTACATCCAAGCCCACTATCAGCAAGACGTGGTTTCTTTGGCAGTAAGCCATATTCTAAAGTAAATACGATTTTAGCTAATATGAGTGAAAGAGAAATCGATTGGCAGATCCCAAATTTGTAA